The segment TACTGTCGTGAGACATGGTTGGGGACAAAGTCTATGATCACTTTCAACCCATGACGATGGCAGCGGTCTACGAAAGAGCGAAAAATCTCTCGCCGCCCCATCGGCTCTCGCACGATGGTCGGGTGTACGTCGTAGTAGTCAGTGATAGCGTACGGTGACCCCGCTTGTCCCTTGACAATGTCGGGGTGCTGATTAGGACAGTCAGTCCAGCCACTCAGAGGTGTCTGGATGGCGTGGCGTATGATCCCGATCGACCATAGGTGAGAGACTCCTAGCGAAGCAAGGTAGTCAAGTGCTGCATCGTCAAAGTCTTCGAGCGTGCCCGTGCCGTTTTGCTCTAGAGTGCCATGAGGCGTCAGCTGAGCGTGCGCCTTCTTATTACCCCATAGACGTACTAGTGTGGAGTAGATTATGGTGCGCATAGCCTACGCTTTGCCCTTTTGTGAGAGTAGATCGATGATCTCTCTAAACTGCTCCTCCTCTTCGTACGCCTTGCTGATGAGCTGGTAGCCAATGTCTGAGATGATGTCTACGGGAGAGACATCGTAGGCACCAAAATGAGAGAGTAGGGGAGACTGGAGCACGACGTCGCATAGCTCTAGGTCGATAGTCACATTGGCACGCATCATGATGCGTATGAGACGGTCGGAGAGGCGAAGTATATTTTTTGTAGGCGTATTGTCCACCTCGGGGCTTAGATTGATCCCAAGGAGGAAGTCACACGACTCACGGATAGGACGTGCGGGTAGATTCATAAAGACCCCTCCATCGACATACTGCTCGCCATCGATGACAACGGGCTCGAAGAGGATCGGTATCGAGCAGGAGGCCACCACGGCAGAGGCTAGATCTCCCTCTGTAAAGTCACGCGCCTCGGCTCTATTGAGATTCGTCGCGATGATATGCATGGGGATCGGTAGATCCTCAATACGCTCATGGCGTAGGGTCTCTTTGAGGAATTGTCGGTACTTATTGGTTTTGAGTAGAGAGAGCCTAGGAGTGGTCAGCGAGGTCATATTCATGAAGCCAAAATGTGACGACAGGTCATAGATCTCCTCACTGCTGTAGCCGTCTGCATAGAGAGCACCCATGAGCGAACCTACACTAGTCCCAGCGATAATGTCAGGCCGCACGTTATGCTCCTCTAGAAAGCGAAAGACACCTATATAGGCCAGCCCACGAGCACTACCCCCACAGAGAGCTAGACCGAAGGTGGGTCTACTGCCGTAAGTCCATGTGCGGACACGCTCTACCAGCTTATCGAGCGAAGTGGATATGAGGGCAGAGCCGCGCTCGATGAGCCGCTCTCCCTGAGCTTTTAGGTCAGAAGGATTGAGTGCCATATCTGGTTTGTTTAGATGGTTGAGGGTTTTCTGCCCAGAGGTAGTTCTGCCAGGAGTGTCGTCAGCGGTGGCTCAGTAAAGGCACGACGTGAGGCGACCACCAGCTCCCACTCCTCGGCAAACTGCTGCTGCGTGAGCATATGGTTACGATGTCCCGAGCGATCCATACGATCGAGGAGGTACCCCACGGTCAGCAGGTCGGGATCGACGGCTAGGTTGTAGTGTAGCTCCTTGTCACGAGAGCTATAGACTACCTCGATGATGAGTTCCTCCTCGAGTAGCTTAGCGATGATCTCACTGGTCTGATTGATCGGCAGGTGACAAGCCTCTGAGAGCGAAGGTATATCATGAGGCTCAGGCTCGGTGTGATCGAGGAAGCGCTGCACGATGTGTCCCATCACTAGAACCGTCAGGAAGTCTGAGTAGCGAGGGGAGACATTGGTCGCATCCTTGGCATAGGTGAAGTTCACCACATTCTGTATGGAGAAGCATAGCTTAGCGCTAAAGAGGGTGATCGACCAGACCACCTGTAGCCATAAGAGCAAGAGCGGTATAGCTGCAAATCCACCATAGATAGCATTGTACTTAGAGATCCATAAGATACCGCTAACGTAGAGTGCCTGTAGGATTTGGAAGGCGCTACCTGCTATGGCTCCAGAGATGAGTGCTGGGAGGAACTTGACCCGAGTGTTAGGGAGTGCCATGAATATACCTGCAAACATGAAGATGAGGATGACGTACGGGAACAACTTGAGCATAAACTCCCATACAGGCGTGAAGAAGATGTAGTCGTTGAACCAAGTATTCTTTATCGTCGCCATCATCACGGTCAGTCCCGATGAGAGCGTCATCAAGATAGGCAGTAGCACGACCATCGTGATGTAGTCTGTTAGCTTGCGTCCTATCGAACGCCCTCGAGGCACTCCCCAGATGACGTTGAAGGTCTGCTCGATCGTGTCCAAAAGGAGGAAGATCGTGTAGAGAAACAGTACCAAGCCGACCCCTAAGAAGAGCCCTCCTTGTACCTGTCCTAGATAGTTCTCCACAAAGCCCATCATCGTGTCCAGTTCGTTCTGATGCCCTGGCATATAGGTCATCAGAAAGTCATAGATGGTGTCTTGAAAACCAAACCCCTTGGCAAAAGCTACAAGAAGTGCCAGCATCGGCACGATAGAAAGAAACGTCCTATAGGTTAGCGCCGAGGCATGGCGACTCAATCGTTGGTCTATATAGCCCTTGATGGCCATATAGAGAGCCTTGAGCGTATTGATGTAGAGCCGTCGAAAGCCTCGCACCTCCTGTGGCTGTATGTGCCACATATCGCTCGTGACGAAGCGAACCACCTTATAGGCTCCCACCTTGAGCTTGCGCACCCAGGTGGAGGGCTTGCGAGCGGCGTGCTCTACGGTTGTAGCCTGCTTAGAGCCTTCGTGCTTATGATGTGTAGAGTTGGAGTGCTGTGGCATGAAGTTAGCGATACTATATTATATGTATGTATTTTGGTGCGAAAGGAAGGTGTGCTTTGCTGGGCATGGCTTCACCTTGCGCTCACGCAGCGAGTCACGGAGAGGACAGTAGGTCTATAAGCCGGGTTCTGTGCCAGTCACGAGGAGTGGCGCTTGTCATTTATCTACGACACCCGTTGCCGAGTGCCTCTAGCAATCTACCCTCCGACTAGGACGAGTAGCCCTCATAGCGTCGGTATACTTGATCTTGCAACCCATAGTGTGTACAGCCAGTGGGTCACCCACACTGCTGGTGAGCTCTTACCTCACCTTCTCACCCTTACCTAGCGTGCCGTAGGCAGCTCTAGGCGGTCATTCTCTTCTACACGTCACCTACCCTCGCGGATAGCTCTCTGTTAGGGAGTATGGTACTCTGCGTTGCCCGGACTTTCCTCTCTCGCTTGCGGGCGGAGCCGAGGCTCTCACCCTCTTACGACAGCGACAAGCCGATCTACTGCCATATCCATGATACGTCACCGAGAGCCTGTCACTTTAGAGCAGCACGCTCTCACTGTGCAAAGATACAAAATGAAGCGATTAGAGGTGATCGCTCAGTCTTACGATAAGAGGTGATCGGCTAATTCTTATTTTGATGTGCTGGGGAGAAGGTCGATCCCCACGTGGAAATTCTCAAATCTCCACGTGAAGAATAAAAAATCTCCACGTGGATATGAAATGAAACTTCGGAGGAATCAAACGAAACTTCGGAGGAATCGTTTCGTCCCTACGTGGAGAATAAAAAATATCCACGTGGGAAATCGAAAATCTTCACGTGGATATTCTGTTTTATAGTCTCAGTTGATTAGAATACTTCATCCTAAAGCTTTCCCAGCATCTCAAAATAGGAATTAGCCAGGTGAGGTGGAAAAGATCGATTGACCTATGTGACATATTTTTATTACCTTTGAGGAGCTTAAGGCCGAGATGGTGGCAATGGGTCGCATTTCGAACTTCTTTACTAGAGAAGAGCCAAGCGATTGATAAGCGTCTAACTTACTTTTTACACAATATGAATCAGAAGCAATTAGAACAGATGAAAAATGGTCGTGGCTTCGTCGGAGCGCTCGACCAAAGTGGTGGCTCAACGCCCAAGGCTCTGAAGGCTTACGGTCTAACAGAGGATGCCTGGAAGAATGAGGATGAGATGTTTGATCTGATCCACCAGATGCGTACGCGTATGATCAAGAGTCCCGCCTTTGCTACGGGCAAGCTTGTGGGTGTGATCCTCTTTGAGCGCACGATGCGTGGTCAGATCGATGGCATGAATACGGCTGACTATCTCTGGGAGAAGCTGAGCATCGTCCCCTTCCTCAAGGTAGACAAGGGACTACAGGAGCTACAGGATGGCGTACAGCTGATGAAGCCATTCCCAGGACTCGATGATCTGCTCAATGATGCTACCAAATACCATATCTTCGGCACTAAGATGCGTAGTGTCATCAAGGAGGCTAATGAGAAGGGTATCAAGGCTATCGTCGATCAGCAGTTTGAGTGGGGTAAGCAGATCCTAGCTCACGATCTCGTGCCTATCCTAGAGCCTGAGGTGGACATACACTGCCCCGACAAGGCTGAGGCTGAGCAGATCCTCAAGCGTGAGATCCTCGCACACCTAGATAAGCTGGATCGTCCTGTCATGCTCAAGATCACACTCCCCACTGAGGACAATCTCTACAAGGAGGTCATCGAGCATCCTAATATGCTTCGTGTAGTGGCTCTATCTGGCGGTTATAGCCGTGAGCACGCTAATGAGCTACTTGCTCGCAATAAGGGCGTGATCGCATCTTTCTCTCGCGCACTCGCTGAGGGTCTGTCCGCACAGCAGAGCGATGAGGAGTTCAACGCTACGATCGAGAAGTCGGTCGATGATGTCTATCAGGCTTCTATCAAGTAAACCTAATTATAGATACGAAAAAAGAGGAGCTATCGCCCGTATGGGTGGTAGCTCCTCTTTAACTTGGATTGGTTTAGACCGTACCGTATCGTGAGATAGAGATATCTAGTCTCGCTTCACTACGGCTCGACTTTGCTCAGAATGCTCTTTAGAACTTTCTTTCACGGCGAGGACGATCCTCTGCCTCACGGATGAGGAGACGACGACCTTCGAACTCCTGCTCGCTAAGAGCCTCGATAGCACGACGAGCATCCTCGTCAGCCATATCGGCAAAGCCGAACCCGCGTGAACGCCCAGTGGCGCGATCCATGACGACACGAGCGTTGGAGACCTCTCCGAACTCGCTGAGTAGTTGCTCCAAGTCGTTCTCACGAACTCGGTAGCTTAAGTTGCCTAAATATAGGGTCATAAAGGGAAAAAGGGAAAAAGGGAAAATAATTAGTGAAGCATTGGGAGAGAGAGACATCACACGAGTGTGATACAGATCTCAAACTGTCTGATTTGCTACCATACTGCCATCTATTGTTACGGCGATATCTGTCGTCATGATATAGTAGGCAAGAAAGAGCGACTATCCAAATTCTTAATGTGTGCCATAGCCGTCGATGCTTTCTTCCGTTTGCTGAGTGCAAATGTAAGTATAATTATTGACGTGGCAACATTTTTGACATTATTGCCAAGGCAACAGTCTCTAATTTGTATTACCTTTGTAACGCTTCACTGGAGGCTTTAGTCCTTGTGCGACAGCCTTCGTACTATGATATAGATAAATAAATATGCCAATACCCTTTGACCCTTATGCCGACTACAGCTCGTACCTGCGCCATCCCGTCTTTGCGCTGGTGGGGCGTGTGGCTGATACGCTCGATCTAGAGACCTATGTGGTCGGTGGATGGGTACGTGACCTTTTCTTGCAGCGTCCTAGCGATGATATAGATATAGTCTGCGTTGGTAGTGGAATAGCCTTAGCTAAAGCGGTGGCTCGGGAGATAGGACCGAAGTGCCAGGTGCATCTCTTTGCGAACTTTGGTACGGCGCAACTGCGCTACAAAGGCGTAGAGGTGGAGTTCGTCGGAGCTCGTCGTGAGAGCTATCAGCGAGATAGTCGCAAGCCGATCGTCGAGGATGGTACGCTCGAAGATGATCAGGAGCGACGAGACTTCACCATCAATGCGATGGCTATCTCGCTCAACGAACGTACCTATGGCGAGCTGGTAGACCCCTTCTACGGACTGGAGGATCTGCAAGACTATATGATCCGTACTCCGGTCGATCCACAGGTTACCTTCGATGATGATCCGCTTCGGATGATGCGTGCGGTGCGCTTTGCCTCGCAGTTAGGCTTCTTTATCGATGATGCTGTCTTTGACGCTATTGTGAAGCTCCGAGAGCGCATCAAGATAGTCTCTGCGGAGCGTATCATTGTGGAGCTAAACAAGATCATGCTCTCACCTCGTCCTAGTGTGGGGCTATCCCTGATGGAGCAGACGGGACTACTCGAGCTGATTCTGCCAGAGGTTCAATTACTGCGTGGTACCGAGACGGTCGTTGGGGTGGGGCATAAGGATAATCTAGCGCACACCTATCAGGTGGTCGACCAGTTGGCCGCAAAGAGTGACAACCTCTACCTCCGCTGGGCGGCTCTGCTGCACGACATTGCGAAGCCTAAGACGAAGCGCTGGGATGCGCAGCAGGGGTGGACCTTTCACAACCATAATTATATAGGAGCTAAGATGGTGCCGCGCATGTTTCGCCGCCTCAAGCTCCCGCTGGATAGCCACATGCAGTATGTTGCTAAGCTCGTAGACCTACACATGCGTCCCTCTTCGCTCGTTGATGAGGGAGTGACCGACTCGGCTATACGCCGTCTACTTTTTGATGCAGGCGATGATATAGAGGACTTGATGACGCTGGTGGAGAGCGATGTGACGAGCAAGAACCCCAAGCGCGTACAGCAGGTCCTAGACAACTATCAGTTGATACGACGCAAGCTCCAAGAGGTGGAGGAGAAGGATCGCATTCGCAACTTCGCTCCTCCGATCGATGGTGACGAGATCATGCGTCTCTTTGGTCTCCCGCCCTCGCAGATCGTGGGGACACTCAAGGAGCGGATCAAGAATGCGATCCTCGACGGTGAGATCCCCAACGAATATGAGCCAGCTCGTGAGCTACTACTCAAGGAGGCTGCAGAGCGTGGACTCAAGCTACAAGAGGGTGAGCCCGTACAACCGACTAATGAATGACAGACAGATAAAACTATGACAGATCAGACGAAGATAACGGAAGAGCTAGCTGAGCCACATCACTTTGGCTCACATAATATCTATATGCCCACGGCTCCCGTGGGGCACTTTCTCCCTTATTACCCTTGGCGCACGCTCTACGAGCAGCTTCCCTTCGAGGGAGTCTATCCTCAACTTCTCTATACAAATAGTCTAGCGGACGCCCTCTTTGAGGTACTCTCACGACGCCTTGCTAAGCTAGTGGCGGACGAGGACTTTCACATGGAGGTGTCTCTGCAGTACCCTATGGGCATACCCGTAGAGGAGGTGCGTGAGGGCTATCTGACGCTCATCGTGACAGATCCTAGCTTGGATCAAAGGCTCGAAGGCTTACCCATTGAGGTGCCAAAAGAGCTGTGGCTCGATATGCTCGCTATGAGCTTGATACAGTATATCCTGCGGACGGAGATAGCTCCTGATGAACAGGTCGAGGTCGCTCTAGTGGAGATGCCACATGACGCTGCCGAGGAGGAGAGCGAAGAGGTATGTCCTCTCTGGGTCAAGCAGTGGGAGCAGACGCAAGAGATGATCCGCAAGAGCGATGGCGCTGACCGCTATCGCTACGGCTTTAGCCTAACCTTAGTGGGGCACACCTCCAGTGACGTCGAGTAGCGTGCTTTGCTGATCATCCTAGTCCTGCGATGGTCACATATTATTAGTGGCGTGTAAGAGTCTGTTATGAACAAGTCTGACATTGAGTCTTTGCTGGAAGTCGGAGAGCGCATCTCTCTAGAGTGTAAGAGATCTGAGAAAGGTCTTCCGAAGTCTTTTTGGGAGACATATTCTTCGTTTGCAAATACTATTGGGGGCATAGTGCTTTTAGGAGTTAAGGAGGACGTAACGGTATCAGATAGAAGAGAAAGATTTGAAGTCGTAGGAGTTCAAGGCGTCTCAAAGATTAGGAAAGAACTCTTTGATACGTTGAACAGTGATAAGGTGAGTCGAAATATACTCACCGACGAGGAGGTCGTGGAAGTCCCGTTTGATGACAAGGTTGTATTATGTATCACCATCCCTCAAGCTGACTATAGGCAACGCCCTATTTATATAAACGGGAACCCATTGAAAGGTACCTTTAAGAGGAACTACGAGGGAGACTATCACTGCGCAGAGGACGAAATCCGAGCGATGATACGAGACTCAAATGAGCAGGGTAACGATGGCCTTTTAGTCGAAAACTACGGAATGGACGATATAGATGCTCCCACTCTAGCGTC is part of the Porphyromonas asaccharolytica DSM 20707 genome and harbors:
- a CDS encoding patatin-like phospholipase family protein, which encodes MALNPSDLKAQGERLIERGSALISTSLDKLVERVRTWTYGSRPTFGLALCGGSARGLAYIGVFRFLEEHNVRPDIIAGTSVGSLMGALYADGYSSEEIYDLSSHFGFMNMTSLTTPRLSLLKTNKYRQFLKETLRHERIEDLPIPMHIIATNLNRAEARDFTEGDLASAVVASCSIPILFEPVVIDGEQYVDGGVFMNLPARPIRESCDFLLGINLSPEVDNTPTKNILRLSDRLIRIMMRANVTIDLELCDVVLQSPLLSHFGAYDVSPVDIISDIGYQLISKAYEEEEQFREIIDLLSQKGKA
- a CDS encoding YihY/virulence factor BrkB family protein produces the protein MPQHSNSTHHKHEGSKQATTVEHAARKPSTWVRKLKVGAYKVVRFVTSDMWHIQPQEVRGFRRLYINTLKALYMAIKGYIDQRLSRHASALTYRTFLSIVPMLALLVAFAKGFGFQDTIYDFLMTYMPGHQNELDTMMGFVENYLGQVQGGLFLGVGLVLFLYTIFLLLDTIEQTFNVIWGVPRGRSIGRKLTDYITMVVLLPILMTLSSGLTVMMATIKNTWFNDYIFFTPVWEFMLKLFPYVILIFMFAGIFMALPNTRVKFLPALISGAIAGSAFQILQALYVSGILWISKYNAIYGGFAAIPLLLLWLQVVWSITLFSAKLCFSIQNVVNFTYAKDATNVSPRYSDFLTVLVMGHIVQRFLDHTEPEPHDIPSLSEACHLPINQTSEIIAKLLEEELIIEVVYSSRDKELHYNLAVDPDLLTVGYLLDRMDRSGHRNHMLTQQQFAEEWELVVASRRAFTEPPLTTLLAELPLGRKPSTI
- a CDS encoding fructose bisphosphate aldolase, translated to MNQKQLEQMKNGRGFVGALDQSGGSTPKALKAYGLTEDAWKNEDEMFDLIHQMRTRMIKSPAFATGKLVGVILFERTMRGQIDGMNTADYLWEKLSIVPFLKVDKGLQELQDGVQLMKPFPGLDDLLNDATKYHIFGTKMRSVIKEANEKGIKAIVDQQFEWGKQILAHDLVPILEPEVDIHCPDKAEAEQILKREILAHLDKLDRPVMLKITLPTEDNLYKEVIEHPNMLRVVALSGGYSREHANELLARNKGVIASFSRALAEGLSAQQSDEEFNATIEKSVDDVYQASIK
- a CDS encoding RNA recognition motif domain-containing protein; the protein is MTLYLGNLSYRVRENDLEQLLSEFGEVSNARVVMDRATGRSRGFGFADMADEDARRAIEALSEQEFEGRRLLIREAEDRPRRERKF
- a CDS encoding CCA tRNA nucleotidyltransferase, coding for MPIPFDPYADYSSYLRHPVFALVGRVADTLDLETYVVGGWVRDLFLQRPSDDIDIVCVGSGIALAKAVAREIGPKCQVHLFANFGTAQLRYKGVEVEFVGARRESYQRDSRKPIVEDGTLEDDQERRDFTINAMAISLNERTYGELVDPFYGLEDLQDYMIRTPVDPQVTFDDDPLRMMRAVRFASQLGFFIDDAVFDAIVKLRERIKIVSAERIIVELNKIMLSPRPSVGLSLMEQTGLLELILPEVQLLRGTETVVGVGHKDNLAHTYQVVDQLAAKSDNLYLRWAALLHDIAKPKTKRWDAQQGWTFHNHNYIGAKMVPRMFRRLKLPLDSHMQYVAKLVDLHMRPSSLVDEGVTDSAIRRLLFDAGDDIEDLMTLVESDVTSKNPKRVQQVLDNYQLIRRKLQEVEEKDRIRNFAPPIDGDEIMRLFGLPPSQIVGTLKERIKNAILDGEIPNEYEPARELLLKEAAERGLKLQEGEPVQPTNE